The Erythrobacter sp. SDW2 region CCGGCATGAACCGGGCGGGGCTTTCTCGTTCCAGTGTCGGCAGCCGGCTTTAACCGCCGAAATCGTAGCTGAAACGAAGACCGATGGTGCGTGGAGCGAGGACGAACTCGCCGAAGGTACGCTGGTACACCGGATCGCCGTTGATGTCGGCCAGGATCTGGTTGTAATCCTGGTTCCCGCGTACGCCGCCGACGGCGTATTTGTTGAAGGCGTTGTCGGCATAGAGCGTCACCGTCCAGGCATCGGTCTTGGCCGAGATCGAGAAGTTGTTGATCGCAAACCCCGGAATGACATAGCCGTTGCCGCGGTTGCCGGCGGTGCGCAGAACATTGGATTGCGCGGTCATCCCCCAGCCAAAGCGCAGGTCGATCGTATCGGTCAGCGGCGTTTCGTAGCTGGCATTGAGCGACAGCTTGCTCTTGGGCGAGCCAGGCAGACGATCGCCGGCGAGACCATCGAGCCGGTCTTCATTGCCATTGCCGTCGTCCGGCGCGCTGAAGCCCGGCGGGACGAAATAGGCGATAAGGTCGATCGCATCCTCGGTGAACTGCGGATCGGTGTAGGCATAGCTGCCGCCAATCTCCAGCCCCGGTACCGGCCGCCAGTTGAGCGCTAGTTCGAAACCCTTGGACTCAGCCGCTGCGCCATTGATGGTAATCGGCTGGCTGCCGTTGACCGTAGCCGAGGCGACCTGCGGGCCGTTCCACTTGATGTAGTAGACCGCGCCGTTGAGCGTCACCGTGTTATCCGCGAACTGGCTCTTGAAGCCGAGTTCGTAGTTGTTGGTGGTATCCGGGAAGTACTGGAATTCGTTGGGCAGCGCACAGACGATCTGCGTATTCGGCAACGGGGTCGGGCACAGCGCCACGCCATTGGCACTTCCGGTGCGGAAGCCTTCCGAATAGGTCGCATAGACCAGCACATCGTCGGTCACGTCGAACGAGGTGTTGAGCTTGAACAGGAAGCCATCGTCCTTCTGGCCGACTTCCTGGAAGTCGAGCACGATGGAGTCCGGTGCATCGCCATCGAACACGGTGCGGAAAAGCGGGATATCGACCGCCGATTGCGCCTGGAAATCGTAGTCGTAATAGCGCACCCCGCCAGTCACCGACCAGCGATCGGTGATACCAAAGGTGACCTCGCCGTAGAGACCGAGCTCGGTGAGCTTCTGCACATCGACCGAGAAATACTCGAGTGCGTCCGGGCGCAGCTGGATGCCGCCGAATTCGTCGACCGCGAACTGGTCGAAGCCCGGGGTAAATTCCTTGCTGAAACCATTGAACCGGCTGTTCTGGTAGAACCCGCCGACGATCCAGCTGATCGGACCGCCGTGGGTCGAAACCAGTCGCACTTCCTGGGTGAAGGCGCGGATATCGCTGTCTTCCAACGTGAAGCTGGTGAAGTTCGGGAAGGCTTCGTAGCTGTATTCGAGCGCGATCAGGAGGTCGGTCTGATCACGCTGGCCCGTCTCGTCCTCGGTCGCCCAGCCGGTTGCGCTGGTAAGCTGCGCAAAGCCAAGATCGGCAGTCGCTTCGATCGAGAACAGCTGGGTCTTGCGATCGTTCGGTTCCGGCACGCGCATGGCCGATTCATACTTGCCCAGGTTCACCGGCAGCGTGTCGATGCCGCGATTGGAAAGCTGGCGACCACCGGTTTCCTGATCCTGCAGCGTATAGGCCAGTTCGAATTCGAGCCAGTCGGTCGGTGCCGCCCCCAGCACCGCTCGGGCGGTGAGGGTCTGTTCGTCATTGACGTCCTTCAGCGGATTGAAATTCGTCGGGTCCGCGAAATCGTCCGGGTTGGACACGCCAACCGTGCGGACCGCGTAGGGATAGTCGATGAAGCCCTTGTCATCGAGATAATCGAGCGAGCCGCGGAAGGCGAGCACGCCGGGCACGATCGGCAGGTTCAGTGTCACACCGGTATCGTGGCTGATACCGTCACCGCTCTTGATCGTGTAAAGGTCGGCGCGAACGCTGGCGCTGAACTCGTCGAGGTCGGCCTTGTTGGGAATGTAGCGGATCGCACCACCCAGCGTGCCCGAACCGTAGAGCGTGCCCTGCGGACCGATCAGGAATTCGACACGCTGCACGTCCTTCAGGCGAAGGTCGACCAGCAGCGGGACTTCGCCGAGATAGGTGCCGACCGTGCCGCCATTGCCGCCGCCATCGTTCGAGCCGAGCGGGTCGGCGCTGAGGCCGCGGAAAACGACCAGCGAATTGTTGCGTGCGCCATTGTCGACGAAGAACACGCCCGGGACGAGGCGCGAGGCCTCTCGCAGGTTGAAGGCACCGGCTTCGGTGAGGTCCTCTCCCGAAACGGCCGAGATGTTGAACGGCACGTCCTGCACCGATTCTTCGCGCCGCGTGGCGGTCACGACAATGACATTGTCTGCGGTGGCGCCTGTCGCAGTCTCTTCCTCGATTTCCTGTGCCGACCCGGGCGTGGCCCATGCAGTCGCGATTATGGTGCTGCCGAGCAGCGCAGCGCGCATCATCTGGCGGGTATTCGCGATGTTCATGTTCTGGATTCCTTATCGCTTGGGGGTTAGGTTGCAGTCCCCATGCTGCACAGCAACATGGGGCTAAGAGCCGCGCAGCGCGCAACTTGTCAATTCCGCCAAGGGGCAAAACGCCATTTCTGTTGCTGATTCCCCGCTCACCCGTGCAAGAATGCAACTATTTGCAGGTCAGTTTCAAGCTGCCCATGCTGCAGCGCAGCAAGCGGTGCGCGAAGATCCGGACTGCGCCGAGGCGGTACTGGTGATGGCGGCGATCGCGGTGGAACACGGCAACGGGCCCGGCGCCGAAAAGCTTTGCGCCATGGTCGCAAAGGCCGGGCACGATAGCTGCTGGCTGGCTTTGCTCGAGGCACGGGTGGCCCTGCTCAAGCAAGATCAGGAGCGGGCGCGTGAGCGGGCGCTGACAGCCTACCGTCGCGGCACCGACGATCCGCATATCGCCAACCAGCTCGGCGTGGCGCTTTCGCGTACGGGGCGCCATGCGGAGGCGGTTGGTCCGCTGGCGCAGGCCGTCGCCGGCGTGCCGGCCAATCGCGACTATCGCTACAACTACGGCGTGGCCCTGGAGTTCGCCGGTGACCTCGAGGGTGCCGAGCGTGAGCTGCGGTCACTGGTCGCAATGCAGCCCGATCACGCCAAAGGCTGGGTCGCGCTGGTGCAATTGGCCAAAGTCCCCGACCCTGCCTGGGATGCGCAACTCGAGTCCTTGTTCGAAGGTTCGCGTGATTCCGAGACGCGGCTGGTGATCGGTCACGCCCTCGCGCGTTTGGCCGAGGAACGGGAGGCATGGGATGCCTCGCTGCAATGGCTCGACCGGGCGAAGGCCGCCAGGGCGCGAGAAGTCGCGCATGACCGCGCTGCCGCCGAAGCCTTGGTCGAGGCAGCGATTGCGGCCGCCAAGATCGGCAATTTCGGAGCAGAGCGCGAAGGCGACGAGCGCCCCATCTTCATCACCGGCATGCCGCGCAGCGGGACCACGCTGGTCGAACGGATCATCTCCTCGCACCCGCAGGTGACTTCGCTGGGCGAACTCTCCGACTTCGCCATCCTGCTGAAACGCCAACTGAAAACGCCTGGACCGCTGGTGCTGGAGCCAGCCCTGCTGGAGGCTGCATCGCAGGCAGGCGACCTGTCCGCGGTCGGAGCTGCCTATCTCGACCGGACGGGCCAGCTCGCGGAGGACGCGCCGCATTTCATCGACAAGATGCCGTTCAATGCCTTCTTCGCTCCTGCAATATTGCGGGCATTGCCGAGGGCGCGGGTGATTTGCCTGCGTCGCTCACCCTTCGACGTGCTGTTCGCCAATTACCGCCAACTCTTCGCCACCGGTTTCAGCTATTACAGCTATGCCTATGATTTTGGCGACGCGGCGCATTTCGTCGCCGGGTTCGAGCGGATGGCCAGCGCATTTGAGACTACCCTGCCCGTTAGCCGCTTTCTGCCCATCCGCTATGAGGACATCATCGCCGACCAGCGCGGCCAGACCGAACGCCTGCTCGAGTTCTGCGGCCTGCCGTGGGACGACGCCTGCATGGAATTCCACCGCAACGCCCAGCCGGTGGCAACGGCCAGCGCGGTGCAGGTCCGCTCACCGATCTACAGCAGCAGCATCGAGAAATGGCGGCGTTACGGCGAGGGCAGCAGACGCGCCCTCACCGAACTCGCCAGATACGGGATCGAGCCCTGAGGACGAGGCAGCGCTAGGCTGCCTCATCCTTCTTGGCCTTTACATCGTCATTGGCGACGACGCGGACAGGCTCCTTCTTGCCGGCCACCACGTCGGCGTCGATCACGACTTCGCTGACGTCTTCAAGGTCCGGCAGGTCGAACATGGTGTCGAGCAGAATGCCCTCGACGATCGAACGCAGACCGCGCGCGCCGGTCTTGCGCAGGATGGCGCGTTCGGCGATCGCCCGCAGCGCTTCGTCGGTGAAGGTCAGCTCGACATTTTCCAGATCGAACAGCTTGCGGTACTGTTTGACCAGTGCGTTCTTCGGTTCCTGCAGGATCGTCACCAGCGCATCGACATCGAGATCGTTAAGCGTCGCGATCACCGGCAGGCGGCCGACGAATTCGGGGATCAGCCCGAACTTGAGCAGGTCTTCCGGCTCGCTCTTTTCGAGCAGTTCGCCCACCTTGCGCTTGTCCGGATCGGCGACATGCGCGCCAAAGCCGATGCTGCGCTTCTGCAGGCGGTCGGCGATGATCTTGTCGAGACCGGCAAAGGCGCCGCCGCAAATGAACAGGATGTTGGTCGTGTCGACCTGCAGG contains the following coding sequences:
- a CDS encoding TonB-dependent receptor; amino-acid sequence: MNIANTRQMMRAALLGSTIIATAWATPGSAQEIEEETATGATADNVIVVTATRREESVQDVPFNISAVSGEDLTEAGAFNLREASRLVPGVFFVDNGARNNSLVVFRGLSADPLGSNDGGGNGGTVGTYLGEVPLLVDLRLKDVQRVEFLIGPQGTLYGSGTLGGAIRYIPNKADLDEFSASVRADLYTIKSGDGISHDTGVTLNLPIVPGVLAFRGSLDYLDDKGFIDYPYAVRTVGVSNPDDFADPTNFNPLKDVNDEQTLTARAVLGAAPTDWLEFELAYTLQDQETGGRQLSNRGIDTLPVNLGKYESAMRVPEPNDRKTQLFSIEATADLGFAQLTSATGWATEDETGQRDQTDLLIALEYSYEAFPNFTSFTLEDSDIRAFTQEVRLVSTHGGPISWIVGGFYQNSRFNGFSKEFTPGFDQFAVDEFGGIQLRPDALEYFSVDVQKLTELGLYGEVTFGITDRWSVTGGVRYYDYDFQAQSAVDIPLFRTVFDGDAPDSIVLDFQEVGQKDDGFLFKLNTSFDVTDDVLVYATYSEGFRTGSANGVALCPTPLPNTQIVCALPNEFQYFPDTTNNYELGFKSQFADNTVTLNGAVYYIKWNGPQVASATVNGSQPITINGAAAESKGFELALNWRPVPGLEIGGSYAYTDPQFTEDAIDLIAYFVPPGFSAPDDGNGNEDRLDGLAGDRLPGSPKSKLSLNASYETPLTDTIDLRFGWGMTAQSNVLRTAGNRGNGYVIPGFAINNFSISAKTDAWTVTLYADNAFNKYAVGGVRGNQDYNQILADINGDPVYQRTFGEFVLAPRTIGLRFSYDFGG
- a CDS encoding sulfotransferase, coding for MQLFAGQFQAAHAAAQQAVREDPDCAEAVLVMAAIAVEHGNGPGAEKLCAMVAKAGHDSCWLALLEARVALLKQDQERARERALTAYRRGTDDPHIANQLGVALSRTGRHAEAVGPLAQAVAGVPANRDYRYNYGVALEFAGDLEGAERELRSLVAMQPDHAKGWVALVQLAKVPDPAWDAQLESLFEGSRDSETRLVIGHALARLAEEREAWDASLQWLDRAKAARAREVAHDRAAAEALVEAAIAAAKIGNFGAEREGDERPIFITGMPRSGTTLVERIISSHPQVTSLGELSDFAILLKRQLKTPGPLVLEPALLEAASQAGDLSAVGAAYLDRTGQLAEDAPHFIDKMPFNAFFAPAILRALPRARVICLRRSPFDVLFANYRQLFATGFSYYSYAYDFGDAAHFVAGFERMASAFETTLPVSRFLPIRYEDIIADQRGQTERLLEFCGLPWDDACMEFHRNAQPVATASAVQVRSPIYSSSIEKWRRYGEGSRRALTELARYGIEP